The following are from one region of the Juglans regia cultivar Chandler chromosome 10, Walnut 2.0, whole genome shotgun sequence genome:
- the LOC109001586 gene encoding 1-aminocyclopropane-1-carboxylate oxidase homolog 4-like, producing MADVDAGATPAYDRMKEVKEFDESKVGVKGLADSGITSIPRFFVHPPETISDLKKPSQACTTKSIPVIDLAHLKYSPLEQQKLVAEIKEATATWGFFQVINHGVPVSVLDETINAIGAFHDQPQEVRAKHYKRQDSHGVMYATNNDLYRAKAATWHDTLAVWLSPEKVRAKEEEIPEICRKEVLAWESHATKVAEALLELLSEGLGVEAGRFKELGFLARKLLVGHCYPYCPRPDLTVGITSHTDSGLTVLLQNQVAGLQVKHGDEWVNVKPIPGALTINIGDFIQIISNDNYTSVEHRVLANPCKDPRISVVIFFNVGNRGDSEYFGPLEELVSAEKPRLYRKFTVQESQKNFLSKGLDSKSIIEQFKLPREAEKSA from the exons ATGGCAGACGTCGACGCTGGTGCTACTCCCGCATACGACCGTATGAAAGAAGTCAAGGAATTCGACGAATCCAAGGTGGGTGTCAAGGGACTCGCCGACTCCGGCATCACCTCAATCCCCCGCTTCTTCGTTCACCCACCTGAGACTATCTCCGACCTCAAGAAACCCTCTCAAGCTTGCACCACAAAAAGCATACCGGTAATCGATCTAGCCCATTTGAAGTATTCCCCCCTCGAACAACAGAAACTTGTTGCTGAAATCAAAGAAGCAACGGCCACATGGGGCTTCTTCCAAGTGATCAACCATGGCGTACCGGTCTCCGTCCTCGACGAAACGATAAACGCGATCGGAGCCTTCCACGACCAGCCTCAGGAGGTCAGGGCCAAGCACTATAAGCGTCAAGATTCGCATGGTGTCATGTATGCGACCAACAACGACTTGTACCGAGCCAAGGCAGCCACCTGGCATGACACCCTCGCGGTGTGGTTGTCCCCAGAGAAAGTACGAGCAAAGGAGGAGGAAATCCCGGAGATCTGTAGGAAGGAGGTGCTCGCATGGGAATCGCATGCAACAAAGGTGGCTGAGGCTTTGCTCGAGTTATTGTCTGAAGGGTTGGGAGTGGAGGCTGGAAGGTTCAAGGAGCTGGGGTTTTTGGCCCGTAAACTGCTCGTCGGCCACTGCTATCCGTACTGTCCACGCCCGGATCTGACCGTGGGGATCACATCTCACACAGATTCTGGGTTGACAGTGTTGTTGCAGAACCAGGTGGCGGGATTGCAAGTAAAGCATGGCGATGAGTGGGTGAATGTGAAACCCATCCCTGGAGCTTTGACCATCAACATTGGAGACTTCATCCAA ATAATCTCCAACGACAATTACACAAGCGTGGAGCATCGTGTTTTGGCTAATCCATGCAAGGACCCTCGAATCTCAGTAGTGATATTTTTTAACGTGGGGAATCGGGGCGATTCCGAGTACTTTGGACCACTGGAAGAACTAGTATCTGCAGAAAAACCGCGTCTTTACCGGAAATTTACAGTGCAGGAGTCCCAAAAAAACTTTCTCAGCAAGGGATTGGATAGCAAGTCTATCATTGAGCAATTCAAGCTACCGAGAGAAGCGGAAAAGTCGGCATGA